The Nocardia sp. NBC_01329 sequence TAGAGGCCCTTGGGATCCCGGGCTTCGCACACCTCGAGCGGCGTGTCCACGAAGACCTCTAGGAAGGATATTCCGGCACTGTCGTGGGTGACCCGCGCCCGCTCGCGATCGGCCCGGTAAGGGCTGATGAGAGAGACAATGGCGACCATCCCGGATTCGGCGAACAACCGGGCCACCTCGCCCACCCGGCGGATGTTCTCGGTGCGATCGGCCGCGCTGAAACCCAGATCGGAATTGAGACCGTGGCGCAAATTGTCGCCGTCGAGCAGGAACGCCGGCCGTCCGGCCGCGACCAGGCGCCGCTCGAGCTCCACCGCCACCGAAGACTTCCCGGATCCCGACAATCCGGTGAGCCAGACGGTCAGCCCACGGGTCGCGCGCTCGGAGCGTTCGACCGCGCTGGCATGCCAGACCACGCGGGACGAGGGCAGACTGGGCCCGGTGATCATCCCGGCGCCCACGGTATCGCCGGTGATGTCGTCGACCAGCAGGAAGCTGCCGGTGGTGCGGTTGCGTCGATAGGAGTCGAACTGCAACGGCTGCCGGGTCCGCAGCTGCACCCGCCCGATCTCGTTGAGCGACAGCCCGGTCGCGTTCTCGTCCCGGTGCAGTGTGTTCACGTCGAGCCGGTAGTCCAGTGCGCGGATCTGGGCGGGAACACTGCGGGTGGTGTGGCGGACCGTATACGACGCGCCGGGGCGCATCTCGGCCTCGTCGCTGAACCAGCACACCATGGTGTCGAGGTCCCGGCTGACGTGTGGACGGTTGGCGGGACGGCAGAGCATATCGCCGCGGCCGATATCGAGCTGATCGGCCAGTCCGACCGTGACCGCCTGCGGCGGGAATGCCTGTTCGAGCGGAACTCCGCCCGGCCCCCAGATTCCGGTGACCGTGGTGGTGAGGCCCGAGGGAAGTATCGTGATCTCGTCGCCGGGAGACCAGACACCGCTGGCGACGGTGCCCGCGTACCCGCGAAAATCCGGGGTGTGACTGCGGATCACGTACTGCACGGGCAGCCGGGCGTCGATGAGGTTGCGGTCCGAGGCGATATGCACCTCTTCGAGGTGGTGCAGCAGCGGAGTGCCCTCGTACCAGTCCATGCCGGCGCTGCGGTGCACGATATTGTCGCCGTGCAGCGCCGACATCGGGATGAAGGTGAGGTCCGCGATCTGCAGCCGGGACGCGAAACCGGCGAATTCCTCCCGGATCTCGGCGAATCGCTGCGCCGAGTAGTCCACCAGATCCATTTTGTTGACGCACAGCACCAGGTGCGGGATTCCCAGCAGCGAGGCCAGGAACGCGTGCCGCCGGGTCTGCTCGACCACCCCGTACCGGGCGTCGACCAGGATGAGCGCGAGGTCCGCGGTCGAGGCGCCGGTCACCATATTGCGGGTGTACTGCACATGCCCCGGGGTGTCGGCGATGATGAATTTGCGCCGGGGTGTCGCGAAGTAGCGGTGCGCGACATCGATCGTGATGCCCTGTTCGCGCTCGGCGCGTAGGCCGTCGGTGAGCAGGGCGAGATCGGGATAGTCGTCACCGCGGTCGCGGCTGGTGCGTTCTACCGCATCGAGTTGATCGGTGAACAGGGTTTTGGAATCGAAGAGGAGCCGTCCGATCAGCGTGGACTTACCGTCGTCGACGCTGCCCGCGGTGGCCAGGCGCAGCAGGGTGCTCATCAGAAGTAGCCCTCTCGTTTACGGTCTTCCATCCCGGCCTCGGAGATCCGGTCGTCGGCGCGGGTCGCGCCGCGCTCGGTGACCCGCGCGGTCGCGACCTCCTCGACGACCTCGGCGGGGGTGGCGGCGGTGGATTCCACACAGCCGGTGCAGGTGGCATCGCCCACGGTGCGGAACCGCACCAGGGCCTCGTGCGGTTCCTCGCCGTCGAGCAGGGTCAGGAACCTGGTGTGCGCGAGCAGCATGCCGTCGCGCTGCACCACCGGGCGGCGGTGCGCGTAGTACAGCGGTGGCAGTTCGATGCCTTCGCTCGCGATATAGGTCCAGATATCGAGCTCGGTCCAGTTGGACAGCGGGAAGACTCGGATATGTTCGCCGGGACGATGTTTGCCGTTGTAGAGGTTCCACAGTTCCGGGCGCTGCCGACGGGGGTCCCACTGGCCGAACTCGTCGCGGAAACTGAAGACCCGCTCCTTGGCGCGCGCCTTCTCTTCGTCGCGCCGGGCGCCACCGAAGACCGCGTCGAACCGGCCCTCGCGTAGCGTGCGCAGCAGGGTTGCGGTCTGCAACCGGTTGCGGCTGGCCCGTGGGCCGGTGTCCTCGGTGACGCGACCGGCGTCGATATCCTTCTGGACTCGGCCGACGAGCAGGCGTAATCCGTATTTCGTGACGGCCGCGTCGCGATAGTCGATCACCTCGTCGAAATTGTGCCCGGTGTCGATGTGCAGGATCGGGAACGGGACCGGGGCCGGCCAGAACGCCTTGGTGGCCAGATGCAGCATCACCACGGAGTCCTTGCCGCCGGAGAACAGCAGGACCGGACGTTCGAAGGTTGCGGCCACCTCCCGGAGGATATGGACGGATTCGGCCTCGAGTGCGGCCTGATGCGAGAGCTCGTACGTACTCGCCGCCGACTTCGTGTTCTGGCTCACGCCTAAAAACTAGAACACGTTTCTATGCTAGGTCAACGGCCTTCGGCGGGCGGCCGCTCGCGGCGGCGGTAATCGCGTCGGCGGCGGCCATCAGCGCCGTGCCCCGGCGGGCGATCTCGGCCCCGGTGATCGGCTTGCCGACGTACATGGTGAGCACCAGTTGCTGTCGACCGTCGGCGTCGTAAGTCGGAGCCGCGAGCAGGCTCACCGGATGCTCTTTACGGGGCCGCAGGTCGGAGCCCAGGTAGACGCGTTCGCCGAGGGTGGTGACCAGTTCGGCGACGGCGGTGCGCAGCTGGTCGGGCAGGTCGTGCCCGGCTACCCCGGCCAGGAGCGAGTACAGCTGCCTGCCCGCGCCGGTCATGCTCTCAACCAGGTACCCGCGGTCCCGGCATTCGGCCACTATCCGGCGCAGCAGGGTCTCGTCCTGGCGTAGCGGGACGGTGGGGGTGGTGTTCAACCAGGCGTCGAAGGCGGCCTCGGTATCCCAGAGCACATACATGAGACCGACCGGCGGCGCGAATCGATAAGTCGCCCCGACCTGCACCATTGCCGGTCCGGCGCTGTCCAGGACACTGATCCGCTCGCCGACGACGGCCGAGGCGGTGCAGGTGGTGCCGTAGGCCGCGCTCAATCGTTCCAGCTCGGGATGGGCGAGCGCCGCGATGGAGAAACTCTCCTGGGCGACGCGGCCGGCGGCGATGAGGGCCGGGCCGGGACCGTATTCGCGGGTGCGCGGATCGCGGGTCAGGTAGCCGGCCGCGGTGAGCTCGGTGAGAATGCCCAGGCAGGTGGGTTTGGCGAGGCGCAGGTCGCGGGCCATTTCGGACAGTCCGGTATGGCTGCCCCGCCGGGCGACGACGTAATCGAGCACCTGGACGACACGCTGCGTGGGAGCGGAGCGCCGGCCGACCTCCCGAACCTCGGATATTCCTGCTGACATTGACCGCTCCTAGAACAGGTTCTAATCTTCTCGGTATCGCAATGTACCAGGGCGGTACATATATGGAACACCGGGAGTATCGTGCTGACCCAGCCGTTCGCGGAATCGATCGCCGCCGCCGAGGAAATCATCGAGAGTGCCCCGCATATCCGCACCGAACAGGATCTCGCCGAGGGCTACGACTACCTCGCGGGCAGTATCCGCGCCGCCATCCAGATGTCCTGGGCCTTCGAACGGGACTTCCCGTTCTTCGTCCAGTCCACCGGGCCCTACACCAAAATGGGCCTCGACAACCCGGACACCCTCTACTGGCACGCCAATCTGCGGCCCGACGCCGAATACGTGGTCACCGGAACTCGCGGCACCACCCGGGACCTGAGCTTCCAGGTACTCAACGGCAACTATTCGCCGACCGAGGTCCCCGGCGGGGAAACCGCCTTCGACGACCGCTCCATCGATATCGCCGCCGACGGCAGCTACGAATTGACCCTGGGCCCCGGCCGGGGCGGCCGCAACCATATCCAGCTCGCCGCCGATTCGACCATGCTCGCGGTACGCGAAGTCTTCGGCGACTGGGCGAACGAGAAAGCCGGCACCGTCCGGATCTCCCGGGTCGATACCGTGGGTTCTGCCCCGCCCGCGATCACCTCGGCTCTGATGGCCAAACGCTACGAGGTCGCGGGCAAGATGCTGGTGTCGCGGCTGAAGACCTTTCTCGCTTTCCCGGAATGGTTCTATCTGAACCTGCCGGTCAACACGATGACCGAACCGCGGCGTACCCCCGGTGGGCTGTCCACCCAGTTCTCCTCGGTCGGCCACTACGACCTCACCGACGACCAGGTGATGATCCTGACCGTGCCGAAATCCGACGCGCCCTACCAGGGCTTTCAGCTCGGCAGCATGTGGTACCTGTCGCTGGACTACATCAACCACCAGACCAGCCTCAATGCCGATCAGGCGAACGTCGATCCGGACGGCATGATCCGGCTGGTCGTCAGTGAACGCGATCCCGGCCTGATCAACTGGATCGAACGCACCGGCCACGATCGCGCCTATCTGCAGTTCCGCTGGCAGCGGCTGGCCCGCGAGATGACACCCGAGGACGGACCGGTGGTGGAACTGGTGTCCTTCGACGCACTGCCGGACCGGCTGCCGTTCTACAAGGAGTCGCGGATCGGTTCGCAGGACTGGAAGGCGCGAATCGCCGGTCGCCAGGCCGCGGTGGCGGAGAGGATGCTCGGCTGATGCTGTTGCAGGACAAGGTCGTCGTGGTCTCGGGGATCGGCCCGGGCCTGGGGCAGGCGATCGCGGTGCGGAGTGCGCGGGCCGGCGCCGATGTGGTGCTGGCCTCCCGTACCGAGAAGCGATTGCGCAAGGTCGCCGCCCAGGTCGAGGAACTCGGCCGGCGTGCCCTGGTGGTACCCACCGATATCACCGACGACGACGCCGCGCAGAATCTCGTCACCGCCGCCCACACCGAATTCGGCCGGGTCGATGCGCTGGTGAACAACGCTTTCGCCATGCCCCCGATGGTCGACCTCGCCGACGTGGCCCTCGACGATCTACGAACCAACCTGGAAACCAATGTGTTCGCCGCGCTGCGGTTGACCCGGTTGTTCGCCCCCGCCCTCGCCGAGAGCAAAGGATCGGTGGTGATGATCAACTCGGCGGTACTGCGGCATTCCCGGCAACCCTACGGTCCCTACAAAATGGCCAAGACCACCCTGCTCGCGCTCGCGCAGAGCTTGGCCACCGAACTGGGTCCGCGCGGTATCCGGGTCAATTCCGTGGCGCCCGGCTGGATCTGGGCCGACACCTTGAAATGGTATTTCGACTATCTGGCGAAAGAGCGCGGGGTGAGCGCCGACGATATCTACACCGAAACCGCCGCCGATATCGATCTGCGGCGTCTGCCCGAACCCGATGAGATCGCCGATGCCGTTGTCTTCTTCGCTTCCGAGATGTCTCGGGCTATCACCGGAACCTGTCTCGATGTGAACTGCGGCGAATTCCACCACTGAGGAGTAACGAGAAATGATCGGCAGGGAAGACGTCGGCACCATCGACGATCTGCACGCTTCCGCCACCAAGGTGATCGGCCTCGACGATTTCGGCGACGACGGCTACCGCGCCGGACTGTCGGTGTTGCTGGCGTCCTATGAGAACGATGCCGAGCTCACCCCGTTCGGCAACAAGGTCACACGCGCGCTGCTGCGCGGAGCCCTGATCGCCCGGGCCCTGAGCGAGGCCGGTTGGAAACAGTATCCGCAGCACGCCGAGATCGGTGTCGAACGCCCGATCTTCGTAACCGGGCTACCGCGGTCGGGAACCACGGCCGTTCACCGACTGCTCACCGCCGACCCGGGGCACCAAGGTCTGGAGATGTGGCTGACCGAGATGCCGCAGCCCCGCCCGCCGCGCGGAACCTGGGAGCAGAACCCGGTATTCCAGCAGTTGCAGGCCGGGTACGAGAAGCATCATGTGGAGCATCCCGAATTCATGGGCGTGCACCATATCTCCGCCGACCAGGTGGAGGAGTGCTGGCAACTGCTGCGGCAGTCCGCGATGTCGATCTCCTACGAATGCCTGGGTTATCTGCCCCGCTACTCCGAATGGCTGCGGGATCAGGACTGGACGCCCGCCTACGAACGGCATCGGCGGAACCTGCAACTGATCGGTTCCAACGATCCGGGCCGCCGGTGGGTGCTGAAGAATCCGAGCCATCTGTTCGCGCTGGACGCGCTGCTCGCCGTCTATCCGGACGCACTGGTGATCCAGATGCACCGGGTACCGCGCACCATTGTCGCCTCGGTGTGCAGTCTGAACGAGCAGGCGACCGCCGGCTGGTCGGCGAAGTTCCGCGGGCCGGTGGTGGGTGCCGCGCAACTCGAACTGTGGTCACGGGGAGCGAAAAAGTTCCTGAAAGACCGGAAGAAGCACCCGGCGGCGCAGTTCTGCGATGTGTACTACGAGGATTTTGTGACCGACCCGATCGGCACCGTCGAGAAGATCTACACGCAGTTCGGGATCGAATTCACCGAGGCGGCGCGGACGCAGCTGACCGCGCTGCACGGTGAGTCCACCTCGGGTGCCGCAAGGCCCGCACACAAGTATTCGCTGGCCGATTTCGGGCTGGACCCGGACGAGGTGGACGCCGCGTTCGCGCCCTATCTCGACGAGCACTACCCGGGCGGTAGCCGGAACTGATCGTCGGCTGCCCGGGCGGGGCCGAGAAGGATTGCTCCGGCCCCACCCGTGCTCGGCGCGTGCGCGCCCGACATGCGCTGCGGTCGCGAATATGCGGCTGCCGCCCTCAGGGCTGGCCGGGCTTCAAGACGATGAACAGACCGTGGGCCTCGGCGCAGAGCCGGTCCCCGTCGTGCAGGGTGGCCTCGATCCATACCTTGCGCCCTTCCTGGCGTTCGGCCCAGGCGCGTAGCCGGAGTTCCTTGTTCAACGGTGTGATCGACCGGTAGTCCACCGTGAGCGAGGCCGTCCGGGTGACCGAGCCGGAATGCGCCGCTCCCGCCAGCCCCATCAAATCGTCGAAACCGAGCGAGATGTAGCCGCCGTGGGTGGCGGCGTTTCCGCCGAGGTGGAAGGTCCGGTAGGTGATCCGGGCGTCCACGCCGTCGCGATCCACCCGATCCACCCGGTACGGCGGCAGTGTGACATTGCCACGTGAGGGCAGATCGAAACGGGTCCAGCCCGGTGCGTCCCATTCCTCGCCGATATGGGCCGCCAGCCGGTCGTTGAGCTTCTCCAGGATGCCGGCCGCCTCCTGCACCAGGTCGTCCGGCGGCACCGCCAGCCGGGCGTGGTCCATGAGCGTGCGCACCTGTTCCACGAAATCGCCGTAGTGCGGCCCGCCGCGGGTGGTGTCGACGGTGCGGACCGCGTCCATCAACTCCGACATCGGCCGGAATCCGCCCTCGTGATGTTCGACGTCGGGGAGGATGTTCCCGGCCTCGTCTTCGCTCATGAGAACACGTTATCGTCCCAGCTGCGGGCGGGCGGTGGCCGGGGCTGTGGCCCGGGGTACGCGACCGGGCTGCTCGCGAGGGCCCCCGGCGCGTAGGCTGCCGGATATCGCCGGTCGGGAGCGCGCTTTTCCCCGGCGGCCGATGCCCGTTCGTGTGAGAATTCCGGACGGGGTGAATACGCACGCGGGGCGGTCCTGGTCGGGCCGCGGGAGGACGACCATGCCGACGACACCACTGACCCAGCAGAACTTCCAGACGGTGGTGGCCACCAATCACATAGTGCTGGTGGACTTCTGGGCGACCTGGTGCGGTTGGTGCACCCGTTTCGCGCCGGTGTTCGAGGAGTCCGCAGAACTCCACCGCGATATCGTGCACGCCACCGTGGAGGCGGAGGCCGAACCCGCGCTCGCGGCCGCCGGACAGGTGGACCGGTACCCGTGGCTCATGGCCTTCCGCGAGGGGACACTGGTGTACTCGAAGTCCGGGTTCCTGCCCGGTGATCAACTCGAGGAACTCGTCCAGCAGGTCCGCTGGATGGATATCGGGGAGTTCCGGCGCGAACACGGACTCCAACAGCCCACGGCCGCGGTACCCGGAGCGCAGCAGCACCAGCCCACGGTCGGCCGGGCCGGGCCCGCCCCCGGACTCCAGGCCTACGGATGGCCCGGACTGCGCAGCGCGTGAAGAACGGACTCGAATCGGGACAGATCTTCGCCGGTTACCACATCGACCGTCTGCTGGGCGCCGGCGGAATGGGCGAGGTCTACCTCGCGCGCGACCGTGATCTGCCGCGGCCCGTCGCGCTGAAGTTGCTGACTCCGATCGGTCGACGGAAAGTGGTTGTGCAGTGTCTTCAACGCATCCTTC is a genomic window containing:
- the cysC gene encoding adenylyl-sulfate kinase, whose protein sequence is MSTLLRLATAGSVDDGKSTLIGRLLFDSKTLFTDQLDAVERTSRDRGDDYPDLALLTDGLRAEREQGITIDVAHRYFATPRRKFIIADTPGHVQYTRNMVTGASTADLALILVDARYGVVEQTRRHAFLASLLGIPHLVLCVNKMDLVDYSAQRFAEIREEFAGFASRLQIADLTFIPMSALHGDNIVHRSAGMDWYEGTPLLHHLEEVHIASDRNLIDARLPVQYVIRSHTPDFRGYAGTVASGVWSPGDEITILPSGLTTTVTGIWGPGGVPLEQAFPPQAVTVGLADQLDIGRGDMLCRPANRPHVSRDLDTMVCWFSDEAEMRPGASYTVRHTTRSVPAQIRALDYRLDVNTLHRDENATGLSLNEIGRVQLRTRQPLQFDSYRRNRTTGSFLLVDDITGDTVGAGMITGPSLPSSRVVWHASAVERSERATRGLTVWLTGLSGSGKSSVAVELERRLVAAGRPAFLLDGDNLRHGLNSDLGFSAADRTENIRRVGEVARLFAESGMVAIVSLISPYRADRERARVTHDSAGISFLEVFVDTPLEVCEARDPKGLYAKARAGEVRGFTGIDDPYEAPAAPALVLRPADGDPAAMAAAILALLAREESA
- the cysD gene encoding sulfate adenylyltransferase subunit CysD: MSQNTKSAASTYELSHQAALEAESVHILREVAATFERPVLLFSGGKDSVVMLHLATKAFWPAPVPFPILHIDTGHNFDEVIDYRDAAVTKYGLRLLVGRVQKDIDAGRVTEDTGPRASRNRLQTATLLRTLREGRFDAVFGGARRDEEKARAKERVFSFRDEFGQWDPRRQRPELWNLYNGKHRPGEHIRVFPLSNWTELDIWTYIASEGIELPPLYYAHRRPVVQRDGMLLAHTRFLTLLDGEEPHEALVRFRTVGDATCTGCVESTAATPAEVVEEVATARVTERGATRADDRISEAGMEDRKREGYF
- a CDS encoding helix-turn-helix domain-containing protein; translated protein: MSAGISEVREVGRRSAPTQRVVQVLDYVVARRGSHTGLSEMARDLRLAKPTCLGILTELTAAGYLTRDPRTREYGPGPALIAAGRVAQESFSIAALAHPELERLSAAYGTTCTASAVVGERISVLDSAGPAMVQVGATYRFAPPVGLMYVLWDTEAAFDAWLNTTPTVPLRQDETLLRRIVAECRDRGYLVESMTGAGRQLYSLLAGVAGHDLPDQLRTAVAELVTTLGERVYLGSDLRPRKEHPVSLLAAPTYDADGRQQLVLTMYVGKPITGAEIARRGTALMAAADAITAAASGRPPKAVDLA
- a CDS encoding SDR family oxidoreductase, which encodes MLLQDKVVVVSGIGPGLGQAIAVRSARAGADVVLASRTEKRLRKVAAQVEELGRRALVVPTDITDDDAAQNLVTAAHTEFGRVDALVNNAFAMPPMVDLADVALDDLRTNLETNVFAALRLTRLFAPALAESKGSVVMINSAVLRHSRQPYGPYKMAKTTLLALAQSLATELGPRGIRVNSVAPGWIWADTLKWYFDYLAKERGVSADDIYTETAADIDLRRLPEPDEIADAVVFFASEMSRAITGTCLDVNCGEFHH
- a CDS encoding sulfotransferase family protein; the protein is MIGREDVGTIDDLHASATKVIGLDDFGDDGYRAGLSVLLASYENDAELTPFGNKVTRALLRGALIARALSEAGWKQYPQHAEIGVERPIFVTGLPRSGTTAVHRLLTADPGHQGLEMWLTEMPQPRPPRGTWEQNPVFQQLQAGYEKHHVEHPEFMGVHHISADQVEECWQLLRQSAMSISYECLGYLPRYSEWLRDQDWTPAYERHRRNLQLIGSNDPGRRWVLKNPSHLFALDALLAVYPDALVIQMHRVPRTIVASVCSLNEQATAGWSAKFRGPVVGAAQLELWSRGAKKFLKDRKKHPAAQFCDVYYEDFVTDPIGTVEKIYTQFGIEFTEAARTQLTALHGESTSGAARPAHKYSLADFGLDPDEVDAAFAPYLDEHYPGGSRN
- a CDS encoding PaaI family thioesterase, which encodes MSEDEAGNILPDVEHHEGGFRPMSELMDAVRTVDTTRGGPHYGDFVEQVRTLMDHARLAVPPDDLVQEAAGILEKLNDRLAAHIGEEWDAPGWTRFDLPSRGNVTLPPYRVDRVDRDGVDARITYRTFHLGGNAATHGGYISLGFDDLMGLAGAAHSGSVTRTASLTVDYRSITPLNKELRLRAWAERQEGRKVWIEATLHDGDRLCAEAHGLFIVLKPGQP
- a CDS encoding thioredoxin family protein, with translation MPTTPLTQQNFQTVVATNHIVLVDFWATWCGWCTRFAPVFEESAELHRDIVHATVEAEAEPALAAAGQVDRYPWLMAFREGTLVYSKSGFLPGDQLEELVQQVRWMDIGEFRREHGLQQPTAAVPGAQQHQPTVGRAGPAPGLQAYGWPGLRSA